The Candidatus Saccharibacteria bacterium oral taxon 488 genome has a segment encoding these proteins:
- the gatC gene encoding Asp-tRNA(Asn)/Glu-tRNA(Gln) amidotransferase subunit GatC produces the protein MTTISTSDIQHLASLSSLALADDEVDGLRQDLENIIGYIEQLGELDTAGVEPTYQVTGLENVWREDEVQSGVSREVLLNLAPEKQNSQVKVPQVL, from the coding sequence ATGACAACTATTTCTACCAGTGATATTCAGCACTTGGCGAGTTTGAGTAGTCTGGCATTAGCTGATGATGAAGTTGATGGACTGCGCCAAGATTTGGAAAATATAATTGGCTATATTGAGCAGCTCGGTGAGCTTGATACGGCGGGTGTGGAGCCAACTTATCAAGTGACGGGACTAGAGAATGTCTGGCGCGAAGATGAGGTTCAGTCAGGGGTTTCCAGAGAAGTACTGCTTAACTTGGCGCCTGAAAAACAGAATAGTCAAGTGAAAGTGCCGCAGGTATTGTAA